The genomic segment AGCTGATGCAGGACGGGCGCCCGGAGGTGGGCAACGACCCGTTCGCGGTCGCCAAAGCGAAGTGGGGGGAGGTGTTCGGCAAGCCGCAGGCGGTCGAGGAGAAGGACCGCGTGCGCTCCGACCCGAACCTCGTCGTGCCGGCCGGCGGCCTGTCGCCGCAACAGGGTATCAGCGGCGCCGGCGGACCGCGGCCCTGATCGGGGGGGTGTTCCGTGTCGCCCGTAAAGGAGCCGAACCGTGTGCCCACCGGAATCGAGACACCGTAAACAACTCCAAAGCGTTCAAGACATGAGAGTATTCAACCGCCGCTGGTTCCTGACCCGTGCCGCGACCGTTCCCCTCGTCGCCGGGTGCCAGGGCACCGGGTTCAGCATCTTCGGGTACCAGGCCGGTGCCGGCGCGCTCTACGACCAGAACATCCGCACCGTTTACGTCCCGATGTTCAACAACCGGGCGTTCCAGACGACCCCGTACCGCGGGTTCGAGGTCGACGTGACGGAGGCCGTCGTCCGCGAGATCGGGAAGACGACCACGTTCCGCGTCACCTCGAACTACGAGAGCGCCGACACCGAACTGCTCGGGAACATCGTCGGCATCACGAAGCAGAAGCTCAACGTGAACCAGTTGAACCAGACGCGCGAAGCCGAGATCGACGTGCTGGTGGACATCGTGTGGCGCGACCTGCGCGACGGCACCATTCTCTCGAACCCGCGCCCGCGCGCCGCGCCCGGGCGCTCGGCGCCGAACCCCAAGGTCGATGCCCCACCGCCGCCGTTCGATCCGAACGTTCCGGTGCCGCCCGACGACAAGGGACTGGACCTGCCGAAGCCGGTGCGGATCACCGCGACCGGCCGCGTGATCCCCGAACTCGGCGAGACGATCGCGTCCGGCTCGGCGCAGGTCCAGAAGCAGATCGCCATACAGGTCGTCAAGCTGATGGAAAAGCGGTGGTGACGGTGCCCCGCCGGGTGCACGGTCCGCGCGCCCGAGCGGGATGAGCGGGGGCCACGGGCCCCCGCGCGGTCTCGTCTGCAAGCCCCTCGTTTTTGTGCCCTGTGATCATACTGCGGTGGCAACGAGGGCGCCCCGCATCAATATCAACCACGAGGGCACGCCGGGCCGTCCCCGCCGTCCCGCGCGGCGCGCGCCGATCCGTCTTTTCGTACCGCTTCGCACGTGGTAGTTTGCCGCCATTCGGATTGGAGAGACGTATGCCCACCCGATGGCAATTCGCGCTCGGAGCCGCTGTGCTGGCAGTGGTTGTCGCCGCGCCGCTGGTTTACTCCGCGCACCAGAACACGGTGATGCGGAACTTCCGCGTGGTCGAAGACGGCGTGCTGTACCGCAGCGGGCAACTGACGCCGGCCGGGCTCGAACGGGTGCTGCACGACTATCGCATTAAAACGGTGGTCACCCTGCGCACGTCGCGTACCGCGGCTGCCCCTCCGGACACCTGGGAAGAGGGCATTTGCGCGGCGAAGGGCCTGAACCACGTCCGCATCGTCCCGCGCGTGTGGGGCGCCGACGAGAAGGGCGAGATCCCGGCGGAACAGGCCGTTCGGACGTTCCTTTCGGTGATGGAGAACAAGCAAAACCAGCCGGTTCTGGTTCACTGCTTCGCGGGCATTCACCGCACCGGCACGATGTGCGCCATCTTCCGCATGGAGTATCACGGGTGGACGCCCGAACGAGCGATGGCGGAAATGCAGCACTGCGGCTTCGCCCCGGAGGACATGCACGAACACATCGCGGTGTACCTGCGCGAGTACAAGCCGCACCGGAAGCCGAGGGCTCGGTAGGTCCGTAGAACGAACGCGGATTGTTCGCGCGGCCGAACCCCGACCGCTAGAATGGGTCTGTGTTGTGAGCGGGCTCGGTGATGGAATTGGCAGACATGCAGGTATTAGAAGAAAAAAGCGAACGTTAGCTCATCTAGCGCGAATCACGGCAAAATGCTAGAAATCCCGTCCTTTCTTCCACTTGGCCGGGCGGCTCAAAAGGTCCGAAAACGTCCCAAAATGGTACCTCGAGGTTGTGATTACAACCGCTTCTCTGCCGGCTACCACTCTGGCACCTCGTCGTAACGGAAGCCTCGGTGGCCCATGCGTGCAATTTGCCTGTCACCGGCGGGTTCGCCAGGGCACTCGACCCACACTACGGTGCGGGACTGGACCACGCGACCGAGTGTTCCCACTGTGACAGCCCGATCCACGGGCTGATCGATCTTCGTAATCAGGTGACGGGAACGGATGAATCCT from the Frigoriglobus tundricola genome contains:
- the lptE gene encoding LPS assembly lipoprotein LptE, producing the protein MRVFNRRWFLTRAATVPLVAGCQGTGFSIFGYQAGAGALYDQNIRTVYVPMFNNRAFQTTPYRGFEVDVTEAVVREIGKTTTFRVTSNYESADTELLGNIVGITKQKLNVNQLNQTREAEIDVLVDIVWRDLRDGTILSNPRPRAAPGRSAPNPKVDAPPPPFDPNVPVPPDDKGLDLPKPVRITATGRVIPELGETIASGSAQVQKQIAIQVVKLMEKRW
- a CDS encoding dual specificity protein phosphatase family protein, which encodes MPTRWQFALGAAVLAVVVAAPLVYSAHQNTVMRNFRVVEDGVLYRSGQLTPAGLERVLHDYRIKTVVTLRTSRTAAAPPDTWEEGICAAKGLNHVRIVPRVWGADEKGEIPAEQAVRTFLSVMENKQNQPVLVHCFAGIHRTGTMCAIFRMEYHGWTPERAMAEMQHCGFAPEDMHEHIAVYLREYKPHRKPRAR